One Aegilops tauschii subsp. strangulata cultivar AL8/78 chromosome 7, Aet v6.0, whole genome shotgun sequence genomic window carries:
- the LOC109772670 gene encoding uncharacterized protein translates to MVTGHAHARTSVVIGGFDPPTDRAPHIKGRKPIQIQSTNRSSSFRSSAKNNTTMSAVSSPSPADLRKQEEEEEEVKKRIRRALWNIGTSWPLKAGIKFPISRVGRYLRQGRYAPRVAALAPVFLAAVLEYLVAEILEMAGNAAKANKKKLITPRHLLLAIRNDNEFSRLLAGVTIAQAGVVSYINPVLLPKNNKTAHKAGKFKSSTS, encoded by the exons ATGGTAACTGGACACGCGCACGCACGCACGAGCGTTGTGATTGGAGGATTTGACCCTCCCACGGATCGCGCCCCACATATAAAAGGAAGGAAACCCATCCAAATCCAATCCACCAACCGAAGCAGTTCCTTCCGATCCAGCGCCAAAAATAACACGACGATGTCTGCAGTCAGTTCCCCGTCGCCGGCCGACCTGAgaaaacaagaagaagaagaagaagaagtaaagAAGAGGATACGACGCGCGCTGTGGAACATAGGCACGTCGTGGCCCCTCAAGGCCGGGATCAAGTTCCCGATCAGCCGCGTCGGGCGGTACCTCAGGCAGGGCCGCTATGCGCCTCGCGTCGCGGCGCTGGCCCCCGTCTTCCTCGCCGCCGTCCTCGAGTACCTCGTTGCCGAG ATCCTGGAGATGGCCGGCAACGCGGCCAAAGCCAACAAGAAGAAGCTCATCACCCCTCGCCACCTGCTTCTCGCCATCCGCAACGACAACGAGTTCAGCAGGCTGCTCGCCGGCGTCACCATCGCCCAGGCCGGCGTCGTATCCTACATCAACCCCGTGCTGCTCCCCAAGAACAACAAGACCGCGCACAAGGCCGGCAAGTTCAAGTCCTCCACAAGTTAA
- the LOC109772671 gene encoding ervatamin-B-like, giving the protein MVTTLARLLLAVTMVFLLAAPTASGGTITMSFASEEVTSEEALLSLYERWAQHFGKALPSGGALGSTRFAVFAQSVRLAHQRGPGKLKLNEFADTALNNDHSISCYIPMAQIHRRTHCGSCWAFATASAIESLYKIEHGDLIPLSPQQLVDCDGSNRHCGGGTPAKAFQTIQLGDGISRLADYPYKGAKGWCYPARKGVGIRGWERVEPRDEMALMWAVFKRPVTVGVDANSTAFIQYRGGLFDGPCNTTLGHAMTLVGYGTTGHSDPYGEPEGVDFWLLKNTWSTAWGEAGYMRLRRGAEAKGGVCGVMLEATYPIHSYALF; this is encoded by the exons ATGGTGACCACTTTGGCGAGACTCCTGCTCGCGGTGACCATGGTTTTTCTCCTCGCCGCGCCCACGGCAAGTGGTGGCACCATCACCATGTCGTTCGCCTCGGAGGAGGTCACGTCGGAGGAGGCCCTCCTCTCTCTGTACGAGCGGTGGGCGCAGCACTTTGGGAAGGCTCTCCCAAGCGGAGGAGCACTTGGCAGCACCCGCTTCGCCGTCTTCGCGCAGAGTGTCCGGCTCGCGCACCAGCGCGGCCCGGGCAAACTCAAGCTCAACGAGTTCGCTGACACCGCCCTCAATAACGACCACAGCATCAGCTGCTACATTCCGATGGCGCAAATCCACCGGC GGACGCACTGTGGAAGCTGCTGGGCTTTTGCAACCGCATCGGCCATTGAGAGCCTTTACAAGATCGAGCACGGGGACCTGATCCCGCTATCGCCCCAGCAGCTCGTAGACTGCGACGGCAGCAACAGGCATTGTGGAGGTGGCACCCCGGCCAAGGCATTCCAAACCATTCAGCTTGGTGATGGCATCTCGCGATTGGCGGACTATCCGTACAAAGGTGCCAAGGGCTGGTGCTACCCGGCCCGCAAAGGCGTGGGCATCAGGGGCTGGGAGCGTGTGGAGCCGCGGGACGAGATGGCGCTCATGTGGGCGGTGTTCAAGCGCCCCGTCACGGTAGGGGTCGACGCCAACAGCACGGCCTTTATACAATACCGCGGTGGCCTCTTCGACGGGCCTTGCAATACCACTCTCGGTCACGCCATGACCCTGGTTGGGTATGGAACTACCGGACATAGCGACCCTTACGGCGAGCCGGAGGGAGTCGACTTTTGGCTCCTCAAAAATACGTGGTCCACAGCGTGGGGAGAAGCTGGCTATATGCGGCTCCGGCGCGGTGCCGAGGCCAAAGGTGGGGTCTGCGGGGTAATGCTCGAGGCCACCTATCCGATCCATTCCTATGCGCTATTTTAA